From the Lactuca sativa cultivar Salinas chromosome 9, Lsat_Salinas_v11, whole genome shotgun sequence genome, the window TATATCGCAGATGGGTTTTTTTCCATCTACGATTTTCATGgttaattttgtaattttcatttttttttttttttggctaaatTTGTAAAGTAATTAGTGTATTTAactaattttgtaattttttcaAAGATAAAAATCCCGATTAATTAATGAAGTTGTAGAAGCTAATATATTTCTACCAACTCAAAGAAGTTCTAGATAACTACTAATTTGATCCTAAGATTAATCTTTTGTATAATTATCTTTTTATTCTATTTGCAACTAGGTTATAACCTGTAGAATCCACGGATgacaaaaaaatataaagattataaaaatcataatcattgattatgattttataaacaattttttaTACAACATTAGatgttttgttttttattattatttttaattaatatgtaATACAGTTTCAAAACAACAATAtctattaattcaaattaatataAAGTCGTATAACAACCTATTTACACAATAATTATTAAGTATACAAATAAGAACTTGGTTTCAGGCACAACAACCACTTCATTGACTATGTTTTCTACCTCACAATATTCATTGAAATTCATCTCATAACTATCATGTACACTTTTTATTTGCTTGTTGGAGTTTTTCGAAgatgttgaagatgaactttgcCAAAACGATAAAAGAACAATATAGTTACGATGAATTTTTGTCATATTTTTGCATTTGACCTTTGGTGGCTCATACGGATATTTGGATGAGATCTGGAAGGTAACCATAAATGTGCCACCTTTGGAAGAATAGATTGACAGATTAATAAAAGAAAGATATAtgactttttattttattaaaagtcATTTAATCCCACTTTAATTATAGTCTTTGATGTAAATAGTTACAATACCCTTCATTAAAAAACACATGGACAAAAAGAATAACGAAAAACAACATAAATAACATCAAAGAATAGGGAACAAACTTTCAAGGCATTAATCTTAACAAGAAAAAATCAAGGTTATAGTTTCTTTAccaagtctttttttttttttttctgcattAAGTTAAGCACTCATTTTATAGTTTTTAAGAAAAATTAGCAAATACCAATTCCCATAGAATGTAAATATTAATAACAATGGAAAGGAATGCCACCGATTGCAGCCCCTTTAACATCATATAAACTTCAAAGATATACTTAGAGGTAGTAGGAGCCATCATTAAGTTAGAATTATCAAATATCCAATATCTTGCATAAGATTGAGTGGATCATTCATTCATTCAACTTTGTCTAAGGCATATAACAAAAGTCCATAATAGAAAGTCTACTCTACTCTATCAGTTGCTACCTAAAATCACATTAAGAATCAGATAGTCGATCGCCAGGTGTCAGACCATAACATTGTTGTTGCCAAAAGTGCGATTGTTGCGGTTTCAACTCGAAGGCGATGTGGGCCCAGCCCTACAGCTGTAGCTCCCGCTTCTAGAATCAGTTTCACCTCGGTTTCCGTGAAATCTGGAACATGATAACATCACAacattgtttcagaccataacaACCTCGTAACCGCCAAAATAGATTTCAGATAGTAAGTTACTAACCGCCTTCGGGTCCCACAATGATTGACCCAACAGGCTCTTGTTTGGATAAAGCCAAAACATTCAAAACCGGTGTTGCCTCAGCTGCAGCTATAAAACATAGTTTCGATTGTGAAACCtaagcaaataaaaaaaaaaaaaaaaaaaaaaagtgaaaagatAAGTTTTATAACAAAGCAATTCATAAAATAAGAgtaagttacatttttggtccttttttttGGTTCTTGTAACGTTTTTGGTCCCTGTTCCACATAAAATGTCAATTTTTGAACGGAAAGTATAGccgatttttgcaattttggtcccaaaaatattGTCTTTTtacttagagtaaattacatgaatggtccctatggtttggggtaatttgaacgtttggtccctaacttatttttttaactcggaaggtccctagagtttgtttttgttgcacaCTTGGTCCTATcctacctaaaaagactattttgaccttgattttttaatttatttaaataagatgGGATAGGTAAGGTAACGTAATGTGAGGTAGAAGTAGGGTTGggagtgtgtttatttaaataaattaaaaaatcaagggcaaaatagtctttttaggtaaggcAGGGACCGAGCGTGCAACGAATATAAACAGTAGGGAACGTTccgattaaaaaaaaataagttggaCCAAACgagcaaattaccccaaaccatagggaccattcgtgtaatttactcttttactTATAAGTTATAACAGGATGAAAGAAAAACATTACAAAAACCTCAAATTGCAAGAGAAaactgtttaagaccaaaatttgagggaccaaaaatgtaatttagtcGATCAAATAATATTAAACAAATTCATGTATGAGATTACAAGTGACTTACGATAGGTAAGAGGTCACGAACTTTTAAAGGAGGGTTCAAGGTCATTTCATGTAGACGTTGACCTACAATTTAAGGTCAACATTTAGAATATAAAAATGCctaaagataactaattaaataaataaatatataaaaattacatTGTTTAGCTGCAGCCAAAATGACTCTTTGCAACCTATCGACTCTGTTGTCAGAAATTGACGGAGAACGTTCGGTCAAAAGCGGTGTTACACTGCTTGCTCCAAGCTCCTAagattataaaaacataaaagagtaaattacaagaaTGGTCCCTACGTTTTGTGAACTTTTACAATTTTAGGACCTAAGCTTTCATTTTTGCAACTCTGTAAAATGACTTACCCTTCTCTTACTTtattaaatgattaatgaatTGCTTGATTACTATATAAGATTGGGAAACTACACGattaggaccaaaattgcaaaaacatCATGAAACTCAGGGACCATtcttgtaatttactcaaaaatagAATTTAGATCGATTTATAGATAAAAATTGGAGTTGTGGTAAATAAGATGAACACATACTGTGCATTTTTCTATGAGCCAGTCAGATCGACCACCCTTTAGAGTACCTACAAAAAAAAATGTGATTTTAAGAAATTAAATTATGATTtgtgtatttatgtatttatgttcATGGTCAACGGGACCCACCGAAAGCTGCAAATACATGCCATTGGGTTGTATTTGTAGATACTAATTTTGGATTTTCAAGTGCCACTACATCTGCTCCAGTTCTATCAATGCTTTCTATGCACCCTTTGACTAGACCTCCTTTTCCATTAAAAAGCTCTATCCTTacaaaatcatgataaaaaaaaacacaaataaatCTCAAGGTAAAAACATCCAAGTTCATAACAAAAAGATGTGGAGGACTATTGTTCCTCTATCACTACTTAACCTTTTGTAAACAGGAAATTAACAACAAATGTTAGTACTTAAGTGATGTCATTGATGACTCAGGAACTCACTTTAACATGATTCTACTTATGGAGATACAGAGATAGAGGAGAATAAGTTCATGAAGATCTCAATGAACTTCTTATTGTTGCTCTTATTCAAGCAGTCTACTTCAGTTTAAAAAGGCTGTTTTGAGTGCAGAGTCATGTGACTATGGAGTTCCTTTGGGCATGAAGTTTTGATGGCCTTACATAGATGTTAGATGGCAATTAGGTGTGCACTTAGTATCCTGTAGTATCATAATCTTTAATTTTAGTGCACTTTTTTGTCAAGTGTATCTTCCATGTATGGTGACTATGTGTCTTATCTACTACACTTGCTTTGAGTTCAAGTGTTCAACTACAAGTTCaggtagaatatcattttctgaTAGCAGCAGAAAGATATTGAGTCGTTCAGAAGCAATATGATGTAATGCGTAAGACACAATTGTTGGTGATTAAGAAAAGTAAAGCGTACATGTCAATGGGAATATCTTCAATAGGAAGCAATTGCAGTTTGGATTTCGTGGATTACCTGTCATCTGTGTTCAACCTTAGAACTTTAGTCATATGCCAGAATTCATCCCCTTGCACACGAACAGCGGAACCCTAACCAATTAAACAAAACAATTAACAGACTATATACGCTCCAGAATGAGACGGATAATAAGTTCACCGGTGTGTGAGTGTGTTCGTTTGAGTGAGGCGTTTGCCTTGGAGGGAGGGAGGACGTCGGAGAAGAATCGAGGGAGACCGCCGCGAGATTGATTTGATGAATCTGATGAAAATGCTTGGAAGCTCGAGGCTTTCCGGCATGACCTGTTAACAGCAACGGCGAAGCGAGGGCTCCAACTGAGAGCTTGCATTTGATGCTTGCTAGAAGGGATTTGCAGTCGGATTGAAATTTGAACAGACGTTAGTGGAAGTTGAATTAATGGCGACTGCAACGTTTGCACAGATTAGGGGAAAAAATGTGTTCAAGGGTTTCAAATGAAAATAACATAAAGTTGTGAGGCTAATGTATGATAACCAAAACATAGTGTCCAGAACTGAAAATtagatttaaaacataattgAAAAGTACATTTTAGATTAGTTAGCCAAAAGgttatcttttatttatttttttgacaaaattgtaaaaatggtccttgatatgtatttttttaggattttagtgcaaactttgattttttttttttttattggtggtctttttgaattaatttgtatgtaaaaatGGTCTTTTCGAAATTGAAATGACTAAATTGCCCTCTTAATATactttttatattttctatttaatttaatgttttatttataataaaataggGCCCACAccccattcttcttcttctttttctttctctctctctctctctctctctctctctctctctctctctctctctctatatatatatatatatatatatatatatatatatatatatatatatatatatatatatatatatatatatatatatatatatatatatatatagtctattAAGAACAACATGAAGCAGCCAAATGATCATTGttttcaaatgaagaagttaaaaaTATGTAAGTGTGATGGACAAACATGGTCGTGTGGCCATTTGACATGATCATTGTCAAACCTGCATGTCACTCACTTCATTTAAAAACCTAAAAAACGTTGCATGACTTCATCTAGTTCCATTCTAACACTTATAGCTTGACTTTTACCAACTTAATATGggcttaatatattataactaagtATCGGACACACAAATCATCTTTAATTAACATCGAAATTCATATCCAAAAATCATGATTAAAACACTAAACTCCATTGGAGTACAATTCAAGCTTCATTTAATCAAACTGAGTTCTAGTCTAGCAGTATCAGATGATGTCATTTATTTTTGAGGTCGAAGGTTCAAGTCTTGTCCTAGACATAGATGGATTAGGTGTTAGATTAAGAGTAGATTAGGTTTACtggttattatttaaaaaaaaaaagtaacttTATGGATTTTCCTCGATTAAATGGACAGTAATTGTTAGAAACTTTTCCTTAACTTCTTTATAACATCAAGGATATCTTTGAGATTTCATCTAAAAACTCTTTATTAACTTATTGAGTTCTTGAGAAGCAATAAGTTTTAAAAAATGTTTGGCAAAGAAAAAAAGGCTTTTAAAACAACTTCTACTTATGCATTTGAAATGAGTTTTTAAAAAAGTCAAGATTTTTAACTTGTGCAAACTCCTTATGACTTATTGACTTATTAACTttgaaaatagtcattttacatgTATAAGCTAACCACACACTTTTTAACTTATTAACTTATTGATTTTTTCCACCACAAAATTAAtccaaatatttttaaaaaacgcATTTTAGAAAAGTCACAAGTTAATAAGTCCTTGCCAAACACCCCTTAAATACATTTGTGAACTTCAAATATGAGGAATCAAAGGATGATTCTTCATAATTTAAATCAAAACTCTATAAAAACTCAAATTTCAAATGCCTGCTCATAAGGCAACGACAAACATGTTTTTAAGGCATAGATACTTGTCGGTCATATATTTGGTACAATATCGTGCACTAAAAAGATGGGAACTTTTGATgtcaaataatttattttataatattttgatGGTagtattgtaacgacccaatttttacgtccgaaaatttcattttttagaatattactttagaaaacattaatgattaaaaacattgtttgttcacaccataacacattgcaaccatgttctaaaaagccaccccatacatcccatcaaaatatcagagtacagtcccagtgaatctcataaatgcggaaaccgaaaagtgtgtgtatgacgtgccgctaccgcgccggctccttccccttcgatgcagaggtacctgaaaacaaaactgtaaacgtaagcacaaagcttagtgagttccccccaacgtaccacataccatacaaacatataacatacgaactgccaggctattctggggtgcctgactacccggtacggccattctggggtgccgacctacccatacggccattctggggtgccgtctgacccgtgtcaagccattctggggtgctgactacccatcggtcctaacaaccgatcctcggggactatttcaccccctactactacgatcacatataacataacaagccagcatgcaaacatatcatcacatactgtcggacgtatctggggtgtccgactacccttcggtcctaacaaccgaactctactactatcacatacaacatatcatgccagcatataacatatcaggtagtagcaaacctagatgatatcacaaagacaatcatctaacatacaactcctactggtgggtcggcattgtggccgtagacccaccgctactggaaggtaactcacctcaaggtagctgctgaactgatcgggaactaactgactgctgctattccgggagtcctccggctgcaatttccacgacatactcaatcaaacactgctaactgtcctttaggtaaaatgaccattttacccctggattaactctaagccaaagctggagtcaactttcagttgacccgactcgccgagtggatcaccactcgccgagtccctagcaaaccaatgtcctgggtccctggttctactcgtcgagtcgggctatgactcgacgagttcaccttctaactgccattcaacaccttcatcctactcgccgagttgtatgaacaactcgtcgagttcatcttcatccgatgaacactttctgctaagactcgccgagttgtatgaacaactcgccgagtctgttcttgagctatgaagattgccttggactcgccgagtcagggcattgactcgccgggtcctaacatgggtgagttcagctcccaactcaccgagtcaccccctgtgactcaaggctcaactcgacacatgaagaagggaccaattcggtgactcgcgaccagactcgccgagtcacctatgcgactcgccgagtcgtcgccatgcacttcttaaatataccgatttgctcggttccagaccatgccattcatagatctggacttctaggacacgaatcacacgtaaagtttccaactttacgtgtggatattcaccaatatggattataaggctcaaaatatctcaaaatggtagatctagggctaacaagcctcatgaggtcaaaaagctaacagatctgagctcctggagctcaatcttacatagatccaaaggccaaacgccttattacaacatataatgaacatgcaaacttggggaattgaccaagaaggacccaaatgaagttttaagcatagaatcaaggggaaaacgggttatacctcaaaggaaatgttgaaatgacacaaggatggctgatctccttctcctcttcttgatctactcctcttactcttcaaaaccttcaagaacacaccaagaacacctcaaactctcaaggaaacaaggaaaaacgatgtagggggagttctgggggtgaatggggacgagttggggcggaatgagagtttaaatagggtgcaaacccttgaaacttagggtttcat encodes:
- the LOC111892996 gene encoding uncharacterized protein LOC111892996 isoform X2, with product MQALSWSPRFAVAVNRSCRKASSFQAFSSDSSNQSRGGLPRFFSDVLPPSKGSAVRVQGDEFWHMTKVLRLNTDDRIELFNGKGGLVKGCIESIDRTGADVVALENPKLVSTNTTQWHVFAAFGTLKGGRSDWLIEKCTELGASSVTPLLTERSPSISDNRVDRLQRVILAAAKQCQRLHEMTLNPPLKVRDLLPIVSQSKLCFIAAAEATPVLNVLALSKQEPVGSIIVGPEGDFTETEVKLILEAGATAVGLGPHRLRVETATIALLATTMLWSDTWRSTI
- the LOC111892996 gene encoding uncharacterized protein LOC111892996 isoform X1, with product MQALSWSPRFAVAVNRSCRKASSFQAFSSDSSNQSRGGLPRFFSDVLPPSKGSAVRVQGDEFWHMTKVLRLNTDDRIELFNGKGGLVKGCIESIDRTGADVVALENPKLVSTNTTQWHVFAAFGTLKGGRSDWLIEKCTELGASSVTPLLTERSPSISDNRVDRLQRVILAAAKQCQRLHEMTLNPPLKVRDLLPIGPKTLQEPKKRTKNVSQSKLCFIAAAEATPVLNVLALSKQEPVGSIIVGPEGDFTETEVKLILEAGATAVGLGPHRLRVETATIALLATTMLWSDTWRSTI